The Labeo rohita strain BAU-BD-2019 chromosome 19, IGBB_LRoh.1.0, whole genome shotgun sequence genome window below encodes:
- the sync gene encoding syncoilin, producing MEDQEMNFEQDYGSLSETDKTFEPLFIEEEDEDYFEDCLEEIEAALTLPGESMPYSIKCREALQAEFNGLMQQMLAQLDAFDAAHPTTAPLELFSGTENKLDRNGFTKPIKFSETCIPEKEQTVLEVEDNAVGNPVEAMPELSATMEIQKLREAFENCIEEVGQLERTRDELVQELLQLEEPMAQELQTVREALEEEQGLLSKVSLERKSLQEETQKTKRRLFTVARDCAQRQVELELQRKEVEQLNQAQEELKALDLKLTEEIAKIHSDHQSHLQELQKQLNITQESSKKKNRSYVTQGRRASCDLQQYLQDGIKALEEFYEPRLVSLLKRREATVDALSKAKEQCQELRAQLGPLREEEQMLRLQRTCLEERIQLKERQRRENVEQYRETVDALEENIRELKTEIKIQIKKTEELDMLKNSMAKELFFYRQHVDGPCKQENSVVVEKT from the exons ATGGAGGATCAAGAAATGAACTTTGAGCAAGATTATGGGTCTCTATCAGAGACAGACAAAACATTTGAACCCTTGTTTATTGAGGAGGAAGATGAAGACTATTTTGAAGATTGCTTGGAAGAGATTGAGGCTGCTCTAACTCTTCCTGGAGAATCCATGCCGTATTCAATAAAATGCAGAGAAGCTTTGCAAGCTGAGTTTAATGGACTTATGCAACAGATGTTGGCACAGTTAGATGCTTTTGATGCAGCCCATCCAACTACTGCACCACTGGAGTTGTTTTCAGGAACGGAGAACAAATTGGACAGGAATGGATTCACAAAACCAATCAAGTTCTCAGAGACATGCATTCCTGAGAAAGAGCAAACCGTGTTGGAGGTCGAAGATAATGCTGTTGGCAACCCTGTTGAGGCAATGCCAGAGTTGTCTGCCACTATGGAAATACAAAAGCTCAGAGAAGCATTTGAGAACTGCATTGAGGAGGTGGGCCAGCTGGAGCGCACAAGGGATGAGTTGGTTCAGGAGCTTCTGCAGCTGGAGGAGCCAATGGCTCAAGAGCTGCAGACTGTCAGGGAGGCTCTGGAGGAGGAACAAGGCCTCCTGTCCAAAGTCAGCCTGGAAAGAAAAAGCCTACAGGAGGAGACTCAAAAAACTAAGAGACGCCTGTTCACAGTGGCCCGCGACTGTGCACAGAGACAAGTAGAGCTTGAATTACAACGGAAAGAGGTGGAGCAGCTCAACCAAGCTCAG GAGGAGCTGAAGGCCCTTGATCTTAAGCTAACTGAGGAGATCGCCAAGATCCATTCAGATCACCAAAGCCACTTGCAGGAGCTGCAAAAGCAACTTAACATCACTCAAGAATCCAGCAAGAAGAAGAACCGCTCTTATGTGACTCAAGGACGACGGGCCTCTTGTGATCTACAGCAGTACCTTCAGGATGGGATCAAAGCTCTGGAGGAATTTTACGAGCCCCGGTTAGTGTCCCTGCTGAAGAGACGGGAGGCCACTGTGGATGCCCTCAGTAAGGCTAAAGAACAGTGCCAGGAGCTGAGGGCGCAGTTAGGACCACTGAGAGAAGAGGAGCAGATGCTGAGACTCCAGAGAACTTGTCTTGAAGAGAGGATCCAACTAAAGGAGAGACAGAGGAGGGAAAATGTGGAACAATATCGG GAGACAGTTGATGCCTTGGAGGAGAACATCAGAGAACTGAAAACGGAGATCAAGATACAGATAAAGAAGACAGAAGAATTGGATATGCTGAAGAACAGCATGGCCAAAGAGCTGTTTTTCTACAGGCAA CATGTAGATGGCCCCTGCAAGCAAGAGAACAGTGTGGTGGTGGAAAAAACCTAA